The following DNA comes from Candidatus Peregrinibacteria bacterium.
CGAGAAAAGGACGACCAGAGAGATCGACAGAAATCTCTGCTTTTGCCTCGTCCATAGGAAGAATGCGCTCCCAAGCATATCGCTCAATTCCTCTTGCGTCCCCCAGCGCTTTTCGAAACGCTTCTCCCAGAACAATAGCGACATCTTCTACAGTGTGGTGTTCGTCAATATCCAAATCTCCTTTTGCGGAGAGCGTCACATCCATTCCTCCGTGTCGAGCAAGTTGCTCAAGCATGTGATCGAAAAATCGAATCCCAGTAGAAATATCATATTTTCCAGAACCATCAATGTTCAGTAGTACTGATATTTCTGTTTCGTTTGTTTTTCGAGTTACATTTGCTGTTCGAGGGCTTTTGAGTACCTGTTCGGCAATTTCTTCCCAAGTTATCCCCTCCCCTTTTTCATATTGCACAACATTTTCCAAAAAGGCAGCGGAACGGAGCAAAAAGCCAGAAACGCCAATATTTTTTGCAAATTCTATATCTGTTTTTCGATCACCAATCAGAAGCGAGCGAGAAAGATTAATATCGGGATGCTTCCGAAAAAATGCATCAAAAAGTGCTGTATTCGGTTTTCGACAGAAACATTTTTCTTCTGGAAGATGCGAACAGCAGAGTTCATCACAGAAGAAAATTCCTTCACTCGCTAAAATATCAAATATTTTCTGATTTATTTTCTTGTAATTTTCAAGAGGATTTTGATGACTTCCTAGTCCATCTTGATTCGTAACCATAACGAGAAGGTATCCGGCAGAAGAAAACTTTTTGAGCGCAGAGAGAGTTCCTGGGAGAAAATAAAGCTCCTCTAGAGTATTTATCTGGTGCGTTTTTGGAGG
Coding sequences within:
- the hisB gene encoding bifunctional histidinol-phosphatase/imidazoleglycerol-phosphate dehydratase HisB; this encodes MKKVLFIDRDGTLLWEPPKTHQINTLEELYFLPGTLSALKKFSSAGYLLVMVTNQDGLGSHQNPLENYKKINQKIFDILASEGIFFCDELCCSHLPEEKCFCRKPNTALFDAFFRKHPDINLSRSLLIGDRKTDIEFAKNIGVSGFLLRSAAFLENVVQYEKGEGITWEEIAEQVLKSPRTANVTRKTNETEISVLLNIDGSGKYDISTGIRFFDHMLEQLARHGGMDVTLSAKGDLDIDEHHTVEDVAIVLGEAFRKALGDARGIERYAWERILPMDEAKAEISVDLSGRPFLVFSADFSREFVGDFPTEMVSHFFRSFADAAKITLHIILSGENTHHMVEAGFKGFARCLKDAVNCSSTAIPSTKGVL